The genomic DNA GACCGTGAACAAAGCCGCGACCGGCGACCATCGCGCGCGCGAATTCTTATTCTCCAAGATTCCCTGGTTGCTCAACGATCTGATCCAGCCAGCGGGACCGCGACGCGACCCAGTGGAGGTCTTCAGGGAAGCGCGCAGGCTGCTTCGCGGCGATCCTGATGATCCGATCGACAACACCACTGATGTACGACGCGGAGTAAAAGACGTGGATCCGGTCGATTTGGTGGCCGCGTTGAAGAGAGCAGCAGCCCTCCGCGAATGCTCAGGGGCCGAGCCTTATTTCGAGCCCAGCCGCTGTCATCGACTTTGAGTTGAGCAAAACTACTTCTTGACCTTCGTCTTCCCGGTCCCGGCTGCGGATCCATAGCGCTTGCTGAAACATTTGCGACATCGGCGATCGCGCCGCTTGATGAAGCTCGGGGCCAAGTCTTTGCTCCCGCAATAGCGGCACACGAGTTTCTCCGATTTCGGCCTTTTGGTTGACTTCGCCGTCGGACGTTGTCTCTTAGGTTTTTTTGAAGTTCCTTTCTTATCGACCTTCTTGGTTTCAGCACGCACCGCGTTCGGCTGACCACTCTTGGAGGGCACAGGACAGTCGAACGCGACTACGAGGGCAGGAGCTTGATCTCCGAAATTCCGTCGTCCACGGCTCACCGCTCAAATTTGACAGATTTACGAGGGTCAAGTTTTCCCAGTCGAGCCAGCGGAAAAGTTGCATATGCGGCAATAGCTTTGTCTTGGGTGGTGAATAGATCGGGGTTAGCCAGCAGGAGCGCCCTGTCGCGGATCTCACCTCTGTAGAATCGTTCTTCTCTGATGAATCCGAGGAAATGTATTCTTTCGCGAATTAGACCCACGGCGGCGATAGGATTACCTTCCTCGAACAATCCTTTTATCGGCTCAAATTTGCCGTCTGCATTTTGCCAATGATGCGTCAGAAACCGCCAGTCCGGCGACTCCTGCAGTCCTCGATATCCGTAAGCCATCTCTCTGTAGTCAGCTATATCCCCTCCGCGATCGAGGTAACCACGCATATCGGCGAGAATCAGACGAAGCGCGCCGTCCTGTGGCGGAAATTTGGTAGGTCTACCTCCAGAGAAAACCTTTTCCGCTATCTTCTGTTCTGCCGTGATCATTTCGCCCTCTTCGCTGCGACCCGGATCTTCCGACGTCCAACGAAATAGCTGCTCCTCGAAGAGAGGCGCGATTTCGCGCGTGGCGCGGCGCGCCGCCATTGACAGCCTGATGCTCACGAGTTCAACAAGCCATGGTGGACTGGTGTCAATGCGAAACTCTACCGTGGATTGGCCGACGCCTGCCGGAAACTCGTAGTGGGCAATCGCACCAGTACTGTGTAGCTCGTCCGCGAAGCGTACTTCGAACATCAGTGGCATGTTCTCTGGTCGGATGCCGCCCGCTTTGTTTAGCCTCGCGATAACAGGTCTGGCCCAAGCGATACGCGACAAATTGGCGATCGCTTCGCTTGTGCGGTCGACTTCGGATCCTTGCAGGCGATCGGAAAACACTGCAGACAAGAGTAGCACGTATCGCGAAGGTTCGACC from Candidatus Binatus sp. includes the following:
- a CDS encoding DUF5681 domain-containing protein, translated to MKKKDGNDEIGYGKPPRKTQFQKGKSGNRRGRPRGSRNSATLMKKALSDKVAVRENGRSRTISKLQAIITQTVNKAATGDHRAREFLFSKIPWLLNDLIQPAGPRRDPVEVFREARRLLRGDPDDPIDNTTDVRRGVKDVDPVDLVAALKRAAALRECSGAEPYFEPSRCHRL